AAAGCCTTTTATCTGCTTCTTTCATTTCGTAGCCATATTGAGTTGCTCGAATTTGCAGTTATTCGTACTGCtacttaaaaataaatcagataCATCAGTAGTACATCGAAGGCCACTTCCGCCAAAGTTCTTCAATTAGTATTATAAGCATAAGTCTGTAGGgctaaaatattaatttatgttgTAAAAAACCATTAAACTATTCAAAAGAAAGTCTTTCTGACACTTTCTGAAATATTACTTCCTTCTCCttattcaaataaaacattttgaattaattGGTTTGTGAATTAGAATTTAGAAAATttcaacaagaaaataacaattaaaaacaatgtAATCATCATTCTGTAATTCAATAAACTGCCATCCAAACACATCCCAACTATTTGCAAAGTACTTTCGTTCCCACTCTACGGACGGCGGGGTGTCCTtagagaggtgaaattcgaaAACCTATGCGCCCatgcaaacaataaataaagtaGACTGCActttgaacaacaacaacaaacatacCTGTTTCCGCAGCATTGTCCTGGCGCCCGCTTCCATCGGGTCCTTGCGTTCGAACCGCTCGAACTTGAAGCTGTTCGAGCGGTAGAGTTCGTTGTCCTCGCCGCGCCGATTGCGGCACAGCCTGCGAGTGATAATGTTGCCGCTGCTCTTAGGCCTGAAGAACGCGAGCACCAAGAACGGGCAGAAGCAGCGAAAAACGAGTGCataagaaaatagaaaaaaaaaaaatacacacacaaaagcttaCTCAGAGGAAACACGAAAGGCGTCGGTATGGAAAAAAGTAGGTCAACCTATTAAGGAAATTGCAGCCCCGTGGCTAGCAGCAAAGCGCTAGCAACAGACACCCATCCGGGAAAGGGACTAGGAACCGCAAAAATCCTTTCCCGCCTGTTGTGGTTGGTTGGGTAGATACtattcggggttttttttcgggacAGACAAACGTCGCGCGAAAAGCGAAATCTCTTACCCGCACGGTTTGCACTGCGTCATGTGCAGGTCCCAGTTGAGGTTGAAGTTGAACATCTTCAACCGTGCCACGGCTCGTTGTCTGAGCGATTGTTCGTTGGACTGTTGCGCGATGGTAACCGATTGGCTGTTGCTCCGCCGGCCGCCAGATGAATGTCCTTTGTGGTGGCCTCCCGACCCGTGGCCACTTTGCGATGCGCTGTAAATGGAGAGACGATTGTTAAATGGAATGATTTtgagttgttattttttattgcaccATTGTTTGCTACATTAAAATGGCCTTTAATGGTAAAAGATTAAATGGCAGTTATGAATCATTCTGGAATCAAAATTCCACATTAAGACATTCAAAAAGAAACTATAATATGCTTAAGATCTTATGATCAGCAACGATCGGAAATTATCATCTTCTGTTTAATCATATACTCATACTGAACTAAGTCCTTCCATTTCCTCTAGAGAGCACAACTTATGTTGAAATACGAGGACATAAATACTTCCTTATTTTTGGACATTTCCATGCTACACAATGACAGTCAGCCTTGAAGAACACAGCAGCCTGCAAGGCATAGACCATAATGTGATTGGTGTCAATCATTGATCAATTTAGTAAAGACTCCTCTAACCTCGGGCTAAGTGGCATCATCCTAGCATGTTCTGGTCACGCTAAGGCCTCCAAGAACCTTTTTCCATGCCAAAAATACTATTGAACGCTCACACATATTCTTTACATGGTAAATATCATATCAATATAATTGTTGTAGAAATCTATTTGAGTCCATTTTCAAGAAAATACAGTGTTTAACGAGACATATCGAGATCAAGAGCCATAAAACCAATGCAGGCCTTAGAAGCTCCAAAAGATCCGGTATGAGTTGAGACTAATATGATAATTTGATGTTCACTGTTTAGGACAGGGGTCTCCAAATTGATGATCTTTGCATTTAACCGAATGAATGTTAATGTTATACTAAAATGTTGACTTAATAGCAAGATATTTATTTTCACCTTTACAAAGTTATAGCGGATCGCATTCAAAGCTCTCAAGGGCCGCATTGGGTTCGCTTACCATAGTTTAGAGACCCCAAAATTTGAGGGCCGATCTCGTGGTACAATCGTCCACTAGCAAGACTTTAAAACATACTCGTAATGGGTTCAAGCACCAAATGGACTGAGCGCCCATATGTAGCACTAACTATCCTGctagtcactgaaagtcaagccCATTAGTGGTTCAGAGGCAGGCATTGGGCGACGACGGttgtgttgtgccaaagaagaagaaaattcaGACACAGACAACAGTTTCATGTTTCAGGACGTTTAGATTAATCTATGTTGGGAGAGAACTCAGAATTATGAATATGGTATAGACGTTCTGCCAGATTATAAGTCATTAAGATGAATTGAAGAATTTGTAAATATTAATGGACAATGATTTGTTGCACTTAAGACGAGCATCCATAAGCATTAACATATGTTGATAGTAATAAAACATACGCATCGGGATCAATGTTCTGTAGAATGTATAGGCTACTGTACTCTTCGTAAATATCAAATGGAATGAATGTCTTCTTCTTATTGTTATTCTTCTTACAAACGTACATCGATGAAATACTTGTGTAGGGGCCTGGATAAGACATTACTTAACAACAGTTTGTTTTACTGGATTTTACAGTAGTttctaatttaattaataacgTTTGCCATTAATCTCAACTTCCCCGATTTCGATGTCAATCTTTTCCCAAGATTGAACGAGACTTGAACGAAATGGTCGTCTCATAATAGACAGGTCCAAGGAAACGTCGCATGTTAAACTTCTAGTCATACCAAGTCTTGTCTAGTTGAATTTAACTTGAATGAAGGTCGGTTAAAAGCATCCCTAAATGTTTAATCAAGTTTTTCTTCGTCTTAAATCTTAATGTAGGATATAAGAGATCACCAACTTCTGTTTGTAATAGattcttttttgttgaaatcCAGTCTTGACTTAGACTTAACATAAAGCCAACTTTTATAGCTGTATTTAGTAGGTTTtagaataattattttatttttatctttttaaaaattcaaatagaAATGATTGGCAATTTCAAATTGGAAACTTCATTACTCTACTCTCCTCTCCCTCGATGCTTCATCCTGTCATTTCTGTCAGAAAGATCAATGATCCTTTGGAAAAAAGACTGTTGATTCACCGCCTACTCGGTACGAACTTCGGCCAAGCGTACGTCATGAAAAATGcaaacccccctcccctccccttctTCTTTACTTACCCTTCCCTGCTGGGGCGACTGCGGCGCCGCCGGCGTCGCCGCTTTTCGGACGAGGCCGTGCTCGCCTGCGGCGCCACCACCGACCGGCGCCTTTGCACGGCCACCACCTGTGACTCGCCGAAACCGGCCGAACTGGTCGTGTCGGTCGAATGATGCGTCGGTCCACCGGCGGAAGGACCGGCCGAGGGACCAGCCGTGACGAGGGACGCAGCATTTGGTCCACCGCTTGCGCCACCACCGGCCGTTGCCGCCGACTTCGATGAGGAGGATCGTAAAGTGAGGCCCTGATTGACTTTACGCCAAACCCGCTCCATCGTTCCTTGGACACGCGGAGGATTGTTTCCTacgatacacaaacacacacacacacacacacggaggaATTTCCCACAGGGACGAAGCGCCGCTACTGTACGACGATGCCCATCGTAGAAGGCGTGGGGCGTAGTAAAAAGGAACCTCACTTCAGCAGGTGTAAAGTGCGACTTGCAGTGTGGTAAGATACATCCTTTCACCACTCGCTGCGGCCACAGAAAGGGAAACAGCGAGCTATTCTTCTTCAAGATTTTCACACGAAAGCTTTTCCGACCACTAATCGCTTGTGAAAATTTCCATTCAACATCACTCACTCATGTCACTCGAACCACACTTTCCACTCGGCGGATCACACCAGCGGCGAGGATACGTTCACACTTCCGCACTTTCTTTAACCACCCCGCTGGTTGACGACTCGCAATATGGGCGACAGGGCGACAGGGCCACCCTCCTGACTCTGCCTGCAAGGTGTCTCCATCACAGTGTATTCGCAACTTAGATTCCTTCCTTATGCGACCCACAAAACCAGAAGACGCGACTGGGTGTTGCTGTGCTATTGTTCCCGATCCAAACAAAGGACAACATTTACGGGAGTTTGGGATATATTccaagttaaaaaaaaggccTCACACACAACCTACATCTCTACTGATGTACGTGATAAAACGGCTTTTGGCAAGATATCCCGTAACCTTCTTGATATTCCCCGTCCCGATAAAAGGAACAGCTTCCGCGAGGACTATTCACCcactaatttgacacatctCATTTCGCACATCCGCTCTCTCCCACGAAGGTTGCTTCGATCTGTTCACATTGAACAccaacatatacacacacacacacaccaacatacgcacacgcatacacgcaGTCACATTTCCATCATCCGCGGTTTTTGTTCCCACGGTTTTTTTGTCTCACGCTATTCCGAACACTAATTTCCAAACACCGTCATCCGTCGGGGAAGAACATTTGATTTCAAGATTTTAATACCCTCTCTTTCTTTACTGCTTTGTACCAattggctctctctctctctctctctctcgctcgctctcttctttttctctgaTGTTGATGTGTACGGTTGATCGGTGGCTGTGGTGAACTGCCCAAAGAATATCCATGGCCTACTCTACCCACATCCATATGCTTGTCACACCACGAATAACACTCCTTACATAGCAATACTTCCGGTTTTTTCAGGAACTTTACCCCGAATGGCAAACACTGAATGCTCCAAATGGAGTACTGCAACCCGAGTTGTTACAGGAAGGGTTGTTGGCAAAACAAATACACGgtgcacacacaacaaaaaacaacaaccacggGGCCACCATACAGGACACAGGTACGGCTCACGAGGGAAAGCCCCAAACTGTGGAAACGTCACGAGGAAAATTTTTGACAATAATCAAATCCATTTTCCGCTCTTTCCAGAGAGCTGAAGGAGAGTGTGttgcgggagagagagagagagagagagaacatgGGAGCGCGCACCCATGAGAGAACATCCTCCAGCGGAGGAACATCTCGTGTTCTTTTGTGTTCTCTAATAAGGGATGCTTGATGACTAATGCTGTGTACTATCTGTGGGAAAAATTGGGTGATTAACATGCTTTCCATAATTTTTCATCACAAAGCAGACTCAAAGATTTAGAGAGAGTCCAGTGGCCTACACTGGACAGTTTCCATTCTACAACTCAGAAAAACATGAACAACGTTCCTCCTCTCGCCAAGATTTTCCACATCCAAGTGAAGAGAATTAGACGGTTGGTTCCCCCAATGGCAGATCCCATGACTCACACGGTGGGTGGCCACAAACTCTCAGACTCCGAAACTCCGAACCGAACCGCTCTTCCTACACCATGTGATTCCGACGGGAGTGCGAGAGAGCGGGAGTGGAAAAGTGTGAGCAAGAGAGCAAAGCAGCAGCTGCCGTACACGGCAGAGTTCGAGAGGAAAAACAACCACGTGTGTGTGGCCGACGACGCAACGGAAAAATGCCACCACTTCCTTGGAAaccagccgccgccaccagTCGCAGTAGCTCTTTTCGACCATCGCGTACCGGTACACGCAAGTAGTACTACACGTCGGGAAGGGTGGTGTGCACGCAGCTGATGAGCGTGgaataataacaaaacaattacGTCTAGGCGattggggtgtgtgtgttttgtgttgagaGAATATTATGTGGAGGAATCTAATGTTTTCGGATATAAACACAGCAGAATTTGAAGATGATTTTAATACATTGAAAAATATGGTAAATAATATTATATCAAATTACCCTTTTTAAGTGTTATAATAACAACAAAGAAACACTTGGTGTTAATAACCAAACACTGTGTAGTAAGATTAAGGCGGAGGTAATTATTACACGTGCTCCAATCCGGAATCGATCTTGATGAGGCTCTTTACGAGCCAGCGTAGCTATCCAATAGGCCACCGAGCTGAATCTAAAAGTCGAATGTTAAAAGGCCTACAGTTACGCCTGGACATCATTTCTATTAagatttgaatttgaaaattttaagaaaataatttgattgatcgtttatttatgaaatacaaactaaaaagcaaaacgaacgaTTTGGACCGTTCATTCCGagttaaaaataaactaaaaatagGAAATATAGAAAATTTTGAGAATAACAACAAGTATAAACTGATCTACAGTGTAAATGGTACAGACtcggaaaaataataataaatatacacTCTATGCCTGTTAGCGAACCCTCCTCCTCACAAACCAAGTGTTTCTATTCTCCGGTAAGCTTATCAGCTGTTGCCTTTTCCCTGAGGGGTAATTGACTAACTTTTTATCCATTTACCGGATAAGCTGTTTTTGCATTACCGGAGTTCGAAACTGCAGTCGAATCGAAACCCCAAAAAATCCCAACGAATGTCGAATGCTTTAaacgaaaaattaaaaaaaaatagttactAATTTCTTTCATACAAGTCCATTCAATCACACACACCATTCAATTAATTTGCGAAAGGGACACTCGCGTTTGCGCAATTAGTTGTTGCGTCCCCCTCTCTTTCCATCCGTTTACTTGTTCACTCGTTCAAGCGTGGTTTtacttttattgttttgctgttcagTTTTAAGTTCATAGTTCTCAAAAACTGCCCTCTCGTGCTAACCACCTGCCCTTCGTTCAGTGTCTAACTATTCAGTCGTCGTCGgcccatcgttttttttttttttgtaccgaCTGACTCCGACCTCCTTCCTAGTTGTTTTCTGATACGTACTGTACGTCCTTTGCGgcattgctttgtttttcattcTAAATTCTTATCTTCTAAATATGCTATTATGCTGCTTACTGATGGAGTGGTATTTCATatagtgtgagagagagatagaaaaacaaaacaaaacaataactaATAATAATGCCACcattaaagtgtgtgtgtgtatgccgcGCTATGCATAGTATAGCGCCGCAATGGAAACGCATtagtgataataataataataacattaataataataataaactaacaaaataatcattGTTTATACATAAAATAGGTTCAACTAGCAGTTTTGTTCGAATTCTCGCTTCAATTCTTAAACGATACAGGGTTAGACTCTAGGTTTGCTCATCATGTACAGTGGTAGTGTATATTAACACCTAATTCAAGTAACGGgcttttgttttcgctttgctttttgggaaaataaataagtttCTGATGTAATGTAATGAGCATCGCAACAACAATTCAGGCAGCCCTGCAAACCTTCCTCCTGCGGGTGTGTTTTTTAacagcattttgttttttttaatacacaaATACTGCTCtgtatgtgttgtgtgtgtgtgtgagtgttgcaAGCAGCACACGCACTGCTTACAGTCGGTGGTTAACACAGTACGAATGGAGCTAATCGCCCCCATAATCGTATTGCTTAGACATATTTAGCGGAACGAGGACGTTTTTATGGGGGGTTAGGAGGTCATAGGACATCCCCTCAACCGGTATCCGCGTTGGATGCTATCCCCGGGTTGGAATCTCGTTTGCTTGCGCCTTGTCATAATCCGCTCAATCAGtctaatggtttttttttcttcttctaatttTGCAAACCAATCTTCAAATTCCAATTCTCTACTAGTGCAGTGTGTCCTTAACTCTTCCCTCTCAGTCATGCTAATGCTAAATTATCTTATGAATGCATGCGTTTTGTTTGCGTATATTCGTTTGTTCGGTTAGCGTAAGTGTTGGTTTTGGCgagatttgttttaaaagGTTCTCGTATGCCTTACACAAAAGGGTTGATGtgatttttaaaacacttAATGATTACCTAAGAACTGATTCTAGCACTCTTCGCTTACACATTTTCgatcgcgtgcgcgcgccGTTCTTTGTTAGCGTGTTGGTATTTATTTTATGCTAATTCGCGttcatgtgtttgtgtgtgtgtgtttttgtgtttaaatCAAGTGTATTTCTACATCCCACGACCCCCCGTTTCCGTTCTGTGACACACCTTTCGTTTATTACTTCACAAGCACAAGATAAAAGATGCGAACGTTAGTGCGCTCTTGTACCCATCTCCctcgaaagagagagagaaagacctAATTATGAATAAGTTATTTCTATATAAAGTGGATTCGCCTAAGAGCGATAGTAACTTTTGTTTCATATGCTGCTTTTGCCACTACTCCTAGTACTCCGGCCTCCGCCTGCCCGCTGCTGCGTACTACTTACTGCTTAAATTCCTCACTTAACACTACTAATCAaagagtgtctgtgtgtgtgtgtgtgtattctgctttgtttcagtttctttaCCCATATtcatagtaaaaaaaagaagagattCGTTCTATACGTATTCAAACTTTTCCTTTCAATAGAAAAGCGATaaagaaaatcaacaaaagaaaaaaaaaacgtgaaagAAACATTGCAACAAAATCTACTTTTAGTACATCTTTTGATCTTCGCAACGGAAGGAGgtttcgtgtatgtgtgtgtttgttgtgtacaaaatcaactttgtggcagcagcaaatggGAGAGTGCGGGGGGTGCTCATTCTCCTTTGCTTATTCGAAACACTGTAATTCTGTAATCATGTTTGGaccgaacagaaaaaaagcagctGTGCTTGTACCCAAACAAACCCAAAACGAACGCAACACAACAGTGCACACAGACGACGAACGGCGTCTGCAAAGACAAGGAACTAGAGCGTTGACTAAAACGTATCCCCACCGTACCAGGGATGTATCCATGGGGCGGAAGGGGGCGGCGTCGGTGGGTAGATGGTGGGCGAAGGTAATGCACAGGACCGTGCCGCGGTGCTGGTAGTATCGTACGCACTAATACTGTTACCACCAGCAATGCTTCCTCCACCACCAAGACTACCAGCGCTTGCTCCACCTCCCCCACCACCCTGCATTGGCGGATGGTACGGTGACCCGGCGGCAAAGTGGGGTGAAAATAAGCTGTTGTTTACTGCtacctgctgctgttgctgctgctgagttTGCTGCTGGTGTGTTGCCGCAGCatgttggtgatggtgatggtggtgatgggcGGCAGCAGCCGTATGATGATGCTGGGCGGCTgcggcagccgccgccgccgctagTGCCGACTCTTGGAATGATGAGTAAACGGAGGGGGGTACTAGAGATGATCCGTGGCCGAGCATACGgctggcggcggcagcagcggctgcAACGGCTGCCGCTGCCGTTCCACTGCCTGCTTCAGCGCCCGCGGCGTAGTAGTCGGCAAGGGCGGAAGAGCTTATCTGCGCGGTGGCAGCAGCACCGCCCTTTTCCTGCTGATAGCGGCACGATGACATGGTTTTCTTGTCGTAAAAGCTGCCCCCACTACTGGACGAGCCAGCTGAACCGCTCAGCGAAGGTGAGCTGAATGCGCCGCCGCCGGAAAGCagggccgctgccgccgcacCGGAAGGTGACACTACCGAGGACGCGGTGGCAGAGGGCGAGATGCCCGCCATTGCCagggcggcagcggcggctgctgctgccgcggcCGCCGCTGCAGAAGACGATGACGACGCGGACGGCGCGCCCGCTGACGAGGAGGATCCTTTTCTTGCGCCACTGCTGCTGGAATGAGTTCCGACGCCTCCGCTgctgttactgctgctgctgaccagCGATAACGATGAGGAGGACGGCGATGGGGTCAGGTTGCTCCAACCGGCCGCCGCTATCCCACCACCAATACCACTGCCGGTGAACGAATCGCCCATGCCACCGCCAacaacaccaccgccaccaccaccaccaccagtgccACCGCCAACACGACTCGACGAGGAGGATGATATTAAATCCGATACGATCGTGCTCTGAGGGCACTGCTGCTGTACCCCCCACCCCAATTCCTAGCTGATGCGGGCCCGCTTGTTGGCCTGCGACTCCTGGTTCAGGTTGCTGCTGCGGATCATGTACTGCAGCTGCGGCATGTACGTCATCACATCCGTCACCTGTATCATCGGCATCTTGTCCACGTTCGTGCGGCCCGCCTCCTGCAGCGCCTGGTACTGCAAGCTGGAAAAGGGTTAGAGAGGGGTGAAGATATTAGATTGTTGTTAAAATTCAATGATAGGGACTATTCTAGCAGCATAATACTATGAATTGCAGGGTTCACCGACTCATATTGCACAGTATTGAAGagtattacagggtttactcAGTCGTTTCCCAATGTCAAAACTACACAGGGTTTAGCGAGTAATTTTGCCAACGTAAACagtattacagggtttccgcctcactttcgaatgtgaaCATGTTAACATGATTTTCGACACCTGAATTCATGTTTGGGAAATCGAATCAAAAACTTAATAAATATCAAGTAAAAATCAagtaaaattttgtaaattttcaCGAATCTGCAATGTCCATAATTCGGTTAAATTCGCAGTTTCCCATTGCAACTACAGTGAAATCTTTCTAGTCTCTTCAAGATGAATTGCTTCTTCAAGATTAACATTCCGATATTTTGGTCAGGTCATATTCCATCCCTTTTATCTCTTTTCAAGATGAATGTCTGCCTAAGGCGAATATTCTTTAAACTTCAGCAGCCCAAATTATCTCAGCGGAAGATGTCGATGACAGgtcacaaaaatattggtccAAGGATGCCAAGTTTTTCCCATGGTTTCTTGGATACTTCATAGCAACACATTCATAGCCATTCCTCAACATGAAAACCTCTCTAAGCTTACGGTCCCTTCGAATATTTAccttagagagatttcactgtatcATCTGTTGAGCAAGAAAAACAGCCCTATTGGTTCGTCTTTCCGTACATAAATATATACAATTCAAAATGATGGTTGACTACGAACTGTTCCATCTTCTTCAAGCCCGTAGGAGCTTTTTAATTGACTAATTAAGAATCCCTTTTAATTCTACATTTCCATTGCTGAGCTGATTAATGAGAGTTGAGTGTAAAGATGAACCTCCTTACCTATTGCCGATGAACAGATTGATGTCGAGCGCGTTCAGCACCCGCCGGCACACCTCCAGGCTGATGTACGGGAAGAACACGTCCTTCAGGTCGAAGATCGTCATCAGATACTCGGTGTTCCGGTACGGCGTCTTGTTCACGCAGTAGATGATCTTATTCTCGACCGGTTTCTTCACCACCTCGTACGGCTTGTACTGCGTCACGCCCATGTTCATCTCGGGCAGCACGATCATGTTACCGTGCCGCGTTTCCGTCAGGCTATTGAttgccgccgccgcagccgccgtGGCCGCcgcgtgctgctggtgctgtacctgctgctgctgggcttgggcctgctgctgctgaagctgctgctgcagagcGGCTACGCTGGCGTTGCGGTAGCTGTTCGCTCCTCCGCTCGCACCGTTGCCACTGTTGCCACTTCCGGAACCGCCGCCGGACGAGCTGCTGTTGGAGATCGCCCGGCCACCGGATGACAGGCCGGCCGATGCGGACGCCGCCCGCCGACTAGACTgtgactgttgctgctgctgctgctgctgggcaacggcggcggccgccgcctgCTGGGCGGCCGCCAGATGCTGCGGCAGCGTGGTGCCTCCCATCGTGGACCTTTGGGTAGAAGATAGATCGATTACATCCGACAGTCCTGCTGCGATCAGCGCGTTCAGATAGTGTGTTCTTCCGTCACTGGCCACGCCACCATTGCCGCCGCCCGCACTAGTGATCACGCTCTGATTTCTTGTGTAATCGTgcctactgctactactattactactactactattgcCGCTCGCTCTACTCTTATCGTGCACTATAACGCTAGGGCTGCCCGTGTTGGTGTTTGTGCTTTCCCGGTACGATGGTAACTGtttgccgctgccgccgccgccgccgctatTGCTCGCCTCCAACAGGCGCTCGTTAATGATCTCAATATCCTTGCTCATCCGCAAATGAGCCAACAGATCGACGCCATTCGCTACGAGACTATCCATCAGCTCGTTATTgacgccgccgccaccgaccGGTATTAGGGCCGGCGGCGGTTGCCTTGCCTGACCGCCCTTCGGTGAGGCACGCGTCGGCGAACCAACCGGCACCGCGGTGATGGAGATCGGATTCTTAGGGTACGCTACCGGTTGCCGGCTGCCGTTCGCACCGTAGCTCCCCAGCCCGGCCACCGTGAGCTCGTCGAGCGTGCTTGCACCTCTCTTCCCGGCCGGTGTGATCGTTACATTCCGTCCAAGCGAAAATCCATCCAGactgttgctactgctgttgctgacaCTACCACTGCTTCCCGCCGTTCGACCACCAGAGTTCATGGCCGCAGTAAAGGAAGCAatggcagcggcagcagcggcagcagcagcggcactaGAGCTACTATTGGCGCTACTACGGCTCGACTtgccggcggcggcggaggcgTTACGGTTGCTGCCGCCACTGGACGCCACCATGCCCGCTCCACCGGTGCTGGCCATCGTGAGCTCGCTGATCTGTTGCTGATTCAGCCGGGACAGGTTGACGGTACCGTTTGGGCTACTGGTGGTTGCGAATATGGACAGAGCGGGGTTTAGGTTCGGTAAGGTATTGCCACTGCCGGCGGTAC
This genomic interval from Anopheles merus strain MAF chromosome 3L, AmerM5.1, whole genome shotgun sequence contains the following:
- the LOC121598965 gene encoding transcription factor Sp8-like; protein product: MGDSFTGSGIGGGIAAAGWSNLTPSPSSSSLSLVSSSSNSSGGVGTHSSSSGARKGSSSSAGAPSASSSSSAAAAAAAAAAAAALAMAGISPSATASSVVSPSGAAAAALLSGGGAFSSPSLSGSAGSSSSGGSFYDKKTMSSCRYQQEKGGAAATAQISSSALADYYAAGAEAGSGTAAAAVAAAAAAASRMLGHGSSLVPPSVYSSFQESALAAAAAAAAAQHHHTAAAAHHHHHHHQHAAATHQQQTQQQQQQQVAVNNSLFSPHFAAGSPYHPPMQGGGGGGASAGSLGGGGSIAGGNSISAYDTTSTAARSCALPSPTIYPPTPPPSAPWIHPWYGGDTF